The proteins below come from a single Drosophila miranda strain MSH22 chromosome Y unlocalized genomic scaffold, D.miranda_PacBio2.1 Contig_Y1_pilon, whole genome shotgun sequence genomic window:
- the LOC108159301 gene encoding uncharacterized protein CG5098 isoform X2 produces MANNNHPHGHLSQAAQNPSWNPLQIPSYIPRQPQLAHMSNERPMVRSPLAWHAAQPPPPPDALYNFMSANHKNLDHNHQMNPLLAPPYSGTLPFDSMDLSLQSARSAAQPLAKQPQQSQQQPQQQQQSLMHAPNYPTIQNLATNAAPTSAQLQQQQGHLAAMAAAHAMLQSSNQNAASSLVLSNGSDCESLLPRPPPTANLPPGSSSNHTGSNNNIPSPQYMQNRDENFKLSQLKRSFEQEVLSLKNLQKDKLSPHNLQHQQQHANKKPSPLRNYHQQQQQPQPPYNLTPKYNGPQTPPTPQSPLAGPPHQMHSPTIDYNQLHLHHQLNSGVGGSHGGGGYQHMQQDQPQPQHLHYHNQHVGNQPVSAVSPLHPPPPYLVSSQFHAQQQSTGQQQQQAPSTPQQTTNHSRSSQLTNLESMAKQKTQLETENQTVITDLSYRNATPSLPPAPAVEVEKPPVTDAPESPYLTTSNEESLESNSNSSNSRKRRKRKSSLLMRVTPNENAPEGGGGASASSTTMHQQPGNTPSIHSNICSPKHSPKIAGSDFQPFGMQFESQNDKTPQENGRGSSPSPTENSNSSTLYNDENPKTKKQRQALLQRNLTEQQRIQHEDEPDKPVKHTPPTMPPPSPQSNSSSSSSRSSSGNTHSSHSSHATGNDIRLPEKPENDETNATTDTPASPALVEQGNIDAKPAVSVHECDEEEETVGGGGATKEPESPPQPAPAPSIPQVPETAGTAASPAQETPPAVNSEHSTFGEVEDKLEEMFAGIEEEPEQNGPPEKPAQPAGDAVAHDLSAQLALDSAKDEDKPAGTRTPLSASTATNLSVPMPEVRPVATKAAKKSTLPSPVHSPTPETRSTSTPLTGTEDIKSPSIQTPSNDANSRRLPPRRLSIGMDASLLRFVIDEPSDKAKKAVGRGRKRAAAEPELDSEDDDKPSTSAAAAAALAVRQQNEVAAAKAAIAKPTASKKKNAGGKCKKGAAGKSKAKQNGKKSAAGGRKPPTTDEDSTPAPTNGGGGVDLRFKSPFILIKPDGSVSIKNTHSAEDVNEKQTKAKKAPHERKSLRGMHSSTLSNRYDADTTDSTWICVFCKRGPHKMGLGDLFGPYLVSIDCEEYWAALQAPGSQDFDGVFVSKRRREDMVQHRRNLPVVPATLAHIMQAPKISMHKRKRKQIHDSMYAYRDDPNESLSQSSQDPLDCSTENRFVETFRGMCKTSDHGYEVWLHEDCAVWTNDIQLIGAHVNGLDAAVWDSTRYQCAVCFQTGASVCCFQRCCKATAHVPCARSINWTLDEQERKVFCQMHGQLESQTHLQPPEFFKAEPVAAAPPAVAPPPKFDVSSLP; encoded by the exons ATGGCAAACAACAACCACCCGCACGGCCACCTCAGCCAGGCAGCCCAGAACCCATCCTGGAACCCGTTGCAA ATACCATCGTACATTCCACGGCAGCCGCAGCTGGCGCACATGTCGAACGAACGGCCCATGGTGCGCTCGCCCCTGGCCTGGCATGCCGCccagccaccgccaccgccagaTGCCCTTTACAATTTTATGTCGGCTAATCATAAAAAC CTGGATCACAATCATCAAATGAATCCCTTGCTGGCGCCGCCATACTCTGGGACCTTGCCATTCGACTCCATGGACCTCTCCTTGCAGTCCGCACGCAGCGCGGCCCAGCCGCTGGCCAAGCAGCCCCAGCAATcccaacagcagccgcagcagcagcagcaatcgcTCATGCATGCCCCCAACTATCCAACGAT CCAAAACCTAGCGACAAATGCAGCGCCAACCAGCGCACagctgcaacaacagcaaggCCACCTGGCAGCCATGGCGGCGGCTCATGCCATGCTGCAGTCGAGCAACCAGAATGCAGCATCTTCCTTGGTCCTCTCCAATGGCAGCGACTGTGAATCGCTGTTACCGCGGCCGCCACCCACGGCTAACCTTCCacccggcagcagcagcaaccataccggcagcaacaacaacatccCCAGCCCGCAATACATGCAGAATCGCGACGAGAACTTTAAACTGTCGCAGCTGAAGCGCAGCTTCGAGCAGGAGGTGCTATCTTTGAAGAACTTGCAGAAGGACAAGCTGTCGCCGCACAATctccagcatcagcaacagcatgCGAATAAAAAGC CCTCACCCTTGCGCAACTATcatcagcaacaacagcagccgcagcctcCGTACAACTTAACCCCAAAATACAATGGTCCCCAAACGCCGCCAACTCCGCAGTCGCCATTGGCCGGACCTCCGCACCAGATGCACTCTCCCACAATAGACTACAATCAGCTGCATCTGCACCACCAGCTGAATAGTGGAGTAGGAGGCAGCCACGGTGGAGGCGGCTACCAACACATGCAGCAGGACCAGCCCCAGCCGCAACATTTGCACTATCATAATCAGCATGTGGGCAATCAGCCTGTTTCGGCCGTTTCACCCCTACATCCGCCACCGCCCTATTTAGTTAGCTCTCAGTTCCACGCACAACAACAGAGtacaggccagcagcagcagcaagcacCATCAACGCCCCAACAGACGACAAATCATTCCCGCAGCTCGCAACTGACGAATCTCGAGTCGATGGCCAAGCAGAAGACGCAACTGGAGACGGAGAATCAGACTGTAATCACGGATCTATCCTATCGAAATGCGACGCCTTCGTTGCCACCCGCTCCGGCGGTAGAGGTGGAGAAACCACCAGTAACAGATGCCCCCGAATCACCCTACCTGACCACCTCCAACGAGGAGTCGCTGGAGTCGaatagcaacagcagtaaCAGCCGCAAACGTCGCAAGCGGAAATCCAGCCTTCTCATGCGGGTTACGCCCAATGAGAATGCGCCCGAGGGAGGAGGAGGCGCCAGTGCCAGCTCCACCACCATGCACCAGCAGCCAGGAAACACACCCAGCATACACAGTAACATCTGCAGTCCAAAGCATTCGCCCAAAATCGCGGGCTCCGACTTCCAACCCTTTGGAATGCAGTTCGAGTCGCAGAATGACAAGACGCCGCAGGAGAACGGACGGGGATCCTCGCCATCGCCAACGGAGAACAGCAACAGCTCCACGCTCTACAACGACGAAAATCCCAAGACGAAGAAGCAGCGGCAGGCCCTGCTCCAAAGAAACCTGACCGAGCAGCAGCGTATACAGCACGAGGATGAACCCGATAAGCCAGTGAAGCACACTCCCCCGACCATGCCACCCCCGAGTCCGCAAagcaatagcagcagcagcagttcgcGCAGCTCCAGCGGCAACACGCACAGCAGCCATAGTAGTCATGCTACTGGCAACGATATCCGGCTGCCGGAGAAGCCGGAGAACGATGAAACCAATGCCACTACCGACACGCCCGCCTCGCCGGCTCTCGTGGAGCAGGGAAACATTGATGCTAAGCCGGCGGTGAGTGTGCACGAGTGCGatgaagaggaggagacagtagGCGGCGGCGGTGCCACCAAGGAGCCAGAATCACCCCCTCAACCAGCACCGGCGCCTTCCATACCACAAGTGCCAGAAACAGCCGGAACAGCAGCATCTCCAGCTCAAGAAACACCACCTGCGGTCAACTCTGAACACTCTACGTTTGGAGAGGTAGAGGATAAGCTGGAGGAGATGTTTGCTGGCATCGAGGAGGAGCCGGAACAGAATGGCCCACCGGAAAAGCCTGCCCAGCCAGCCGGAGACGCAGTAGCGCACGACTTGAGCGCTCAGCTGGCTCTGGACAGCGCCAAAGATGAGGATAAGCCTGCGGGAACGAGGACACCATTGTCAGCTTCAACTGCAACAAATCTTTCAGTCCCCATGCCCGAGGTGCGACCCGTAGCCACCAAGGCAGCGAAGAAGTCGACCCTTCCCAGTCCTGTGCACAGCCCCACGCCAGAAACTCGCTCCACATCCACGCCTTTGACTGGCACCGAGGACATCAAGTCTCCTAGCATCCAAACCCCTTCGAATGACGCGAATTCGCGCCGGCTGCCACCCCGAAGGCTCTCTATAGGCATGGACGCCTCCCTGCTGCGCTTCGTAATCGATGAGCCCTCAGACAAGGCCAAGAAAGCCGTGGGGCGTGGCAGAAAGCGGGCAGCAGCCGAACCAGAGCTCGACAGCGAGGATGATGACAAGCCCAGTAcctcggcagcagcagcagcggcgttGGCAGTGCGCCAGCAGAACGAGGTGGCTGCCGCCAAAGCAGCGATCGCCAAGCCCACAGCGAGTAAGAAAAAGAACGCGGGCGGTAAGTGCAAAAAAGGGGCAGCGGGGAAGAGTAAGGCCAAGCAGAATGGAAAGAAGTCGGCCGCTGGAGGTCGCAAGCCGCCGACCACCGACGAAGACAGCACTCCAGCGCCTacgaatggaggaggaggcgTTGATCTACGCTTCAAGTCGCCCTTCATACTGATCAAGCCGGACGGCAGTGTGAGCatcaaaaacacacacagcgCCGAGGACGTCAACGAGAAGCAGACCAAGGCCAAGAAGGCGCCCCACGAGAGGAAGAGTCTGCGCGGAATGCACAGCTCAACACTGAGTAACCGCTACGATGCGGATACCACCGACTCAACCTGGATCTGTGTGTTCTGCAAGCGAGGACCGCACAAAATGGGCCTGGGCGACCTTTTCGGACCCTATCTGGTGTCCATCGACTGCGAAGAGTACTGGGCGGCTCTGCAGGCGCCCGGAAGCCAGGATTTCGATGGAGTCTTCGTCAGCAAGCGCAGACGAGAGGACATGGTCCAGCACCGACGTAACCTGCCCGTAGTGCCTGCCACACTGGCACACATCATGCAGGCACCGAAGATCAGTATG CACAAGCGGAAGCGCAAGCAGATCCACGACAGCATGTACGCCTACAGGGATGATCCGAACGAGTCGCTCTCGCAGTCCTCCCAGGATCCTCTCGACTGCTCAACTGAGAACAGGTTCGTGGAGACGTTTCGCGGCATGTGTAAGACATCGGACCACGGTTACGAGGTCTGGCTGCATGAGGACTGCGCCGTCTGGACAAACGACATCCAGCTGATCGGCGCCCATGTAAACGGTCTGGATGCCGCTGTGTGGGATAGCACGCGATACCAGTGCGCAGTCTGTTTCCAAACGGGGGCCAGTGTCTGCTGCTTCCAGCGGTGCTGCAAGGCTACTGCCCATGTGCCCTGTGCGCGCTCGATCAACTGGACTCTGGACGAGCAGGAACGTAAAGTATTCTGCCAGATGCATGGGCAGTTGGAGTCACAGACACACTTACAGCCGCCGGAATTCTTCAAAGCTGAGCCTGTGGCAGCAGCTCCGCCAGCCGTTGCCCCACCACCCAAGTTTGATGTCAGTTCGCTTCCCTGA